The Paramicrobacterium fandaimingii DNA segment CAAACACCTCACCGGCTTCGAAGATCGGATGCGTTCACGCTTCGAGTGGGGCCTCATCACCGATGTTCAGGTTCCTGACCTCGAAACCCGCATTGCCATTCTGCGCAAGAAAGCGCAAAGCGAGAGGCTGCAGATTCCCGACGAAGTGCTTGAGTTCATCGCGTCAAAGGTCTCGAGCAACATCCGCGAACTCGAGGGGACGCTCATTCGTGTCACCGCATTCGCCAGCCTCAACCACACGGCCGTCGACATGTCTCTCGTGCAGACGGTGCTGAAAGACATCATCACCCTCGACGAAGACAACGTGATCTCGCCCGTCGACATCATCAATACGACAGCCGCGTACTTCAAGCTCACCGTCGACGACCTCTATGGGTCAAGTCGCTCGCAGGCCGTCGCGACATCGCGCCAGATCGCCATGTACCTCTGCCGCGAGCTCACCAACCTCTCGCTGCCGAAGATCGGCCAGCTTTTCGGCAATCGCGACCACACAACGGTGATGTACGCAAATAAGAAAATCGGCGACCTCATGCAAGAGCGCCGGTCAATTTACAACCAGGTGACCGAGCTCACAAGCCGTATCAAGCAGGGAAACCGCTGATCCACCGGGCCTTTTGTTATGGCCTGTGGATAACTTGTGGAGAAGATCCGGAAAACTCACCTTCATATGGGGACAAGATCGCTGAGCCTGTGAATTTAGCCACCTCGACGGCCAGGGCCCACACCCGTGTAATTCCGCGGATCCCACACCGCGTGAACAACTCACACGCGTGTAGTTCCCATATATCTCCAGGCGTGTCGGAACTTATCCACAGTTTCCACAACGGTTAAGCCCGTTAAGAGAATTACTTAAACAGTATTTATGCGGGAACCTTGACCGCTAAAGCCCCAATCTTGGAATGACAGGTTCTCCATGTGCGTTGTGGGGCTAGCATGGTGTGCGACTTGTCCGTCGAGTTCGACAGGGGTACCACGTGCGTTTCAGCGTCAACCGCGATGTCTTGAGCGAAGCCGTCTCATTTGCCGTCAAACTGCTCCCGCAGCGAACAACGCTGCCCATTCTCAGCGGTGTGCTGATTGAGACGACGGAGTCGGGGCTGCGGCTGTCGAGCTTCGATTACGAAGTGTCGTCGCAGACTGAGATTGACGCCTCAGTCGAGGAGGAGGGGACGATTCTCGTTTCCGGTCGCCTACTCGCCGATATCGCGAGTCGCCTGCCGAACGCACCCGTCAACTTCGCCACAGACGATAATAAGATTCTTGTCACGTGCGGCTCCGCAAACTTCACGCTCCTTTCGATGCCCGTCGAGGAGTACCCAACTGTTCCCCAGGTCGAAGGTCAGACAGGGCTCGTTCCGGGGGAGGAGTTCGCTACGTCCGTGGCACAGGTCGCGGTTGCGGCATCCCGAGACGATGTGACTCCGGTCATCACCGGCGTGCAGCTCGAAGTGAACGACAACAGCCTTGGCATGGTCGCAACCGATCGATACCGCGTTGCCGTTCGCGCGATCGATTGGGATGGAAGCGACATCACCGGTGACGAAGCGCTCACGGCGCTGGTTCCCGCACGAACGCTGCAGGAAGTCGGCAAGACGTTCGGGCACAGCGGAAACATCTCGATTTCATTCGCGAACAAGGACGATCGCGAGCTTGTCTCGTTCTCCGTCGATCGCAAGACTGTGACGTCGCTGCTGATCAAGGGGTCGTTCCCACCCGTTCGACGCCTTTTCCCCGAGAACGTCGATAACTACGCTGTGATCAACACATCGGAACTCATTGAGGCCGTGCGTCGCGTTTCGCTCGTGCTCGAGCGTGAAGCCGCACTTCGCTTCTCGTTCAGCATCGACGGACTCACGATGGAAGCCATTGGATCTGAGCAGGCACAGGCTTCTGAGTCGGTGGATGCGCTGTTGACGGGAGACGACATCGTGCTTTCGCTCAAACCGTCGTTCCTGATCGACGGATTGAACGCCGTGCGCAGCGAGTTTGTTCGCTTCTCGTTCACGAAATCCGAGAACACGAACAAGCCGGGACCCATGCTCATCACGAGCCAGTCATCAAAGGATCAACCGGGTGCAGACAGCTACAAGTACCTGCTGCAGCCGAACCTCCTGCTGCGCTGATCGCAGCTCAATCGGCTGACGAAAGGTGACTGTCATGCACATCGGATTAGTTGGACTCGGTCGTATGGGATCAAACATGCGCACGCGCCTGCGCGCAGCGGGCGTCGAAGTCACCGGATACGACCCGAATCCCGATGTGAGCGATGTGAAAAGTCTCGATGAGATGGTCGCCGCACTCCCAACGCCTCGCACCGTCTGGGTGATGGTTCCGGCGGGCACGATCACGGATTCTGTCGTCACCGATCTCGAGCTGCGACTTGACGCGGGCGACCTGGTGATCGACGGCGGCAACAGCAAGTTCACCGATGACTTTCGTCACAATGAGATGCTCGAAAAGAAGGGCATTGACTACATCGATGCCGGTGTCTCCGGCGGTGTCTGGGGACTCGACAACGGTTACGGCCTGATGGTCGGCGGGCCTGAAGAGCAGGTTCAGCGCGTCATGCCTGTTTTCGACGCACTGCGCCCTGAGGGACCGCGCGACGAGGGATTCGTTCATGCGGGAGAGGTCGGCGCCGGCCACTACGCGAAGATGGTGCACAACGGCATTGAGTATGCGCTCATGCAGGCGTATGCCGAAGGTTTTGAGCTGCTCGAGAAGCGCAGCGATCTGCTGAAGGACGTTCCCGGCACCTTCAAGGCATGGCAGCGCGGAACTGTCGTGCGCTCGTGGCTGCTCGAGCTGCTCGTTCGCGCGTTGGACGAAGACGACGATCTCTCGGAAATTGAGGGATACGTCGAAGATTCCGGAGAAGGACGGTGGACGATCGAAGAGGCCATCGTCAACGCCGTGCCCGTTCCGACGATCTCGGCGTCGATTTTCGCTCGGTTCGTCTCACGGCAGGAGGATTCTCCCGCCATGAAGGCCGTCGCGGCACTGCGGCATCAGTTCGGCGGGCATGACGTGAAGAAGTCCGACGACTGACAGCATCCGGAATCGGCGGCAACGTGAACAACGTCACGCGCACCGCCTACGATGGAACGCGTGATCGTCACGCACCTCAACCTCAGCGATTTTCGCAACTACGCGACAGCTGACGTGACGCTTCAGGCTGGCGCAAATCTGTTTATCGGCCGCAACGGGCAGGGCAAGACGAACCTCGTCGAGTCGCTCGCGTATCTCTCGACGCTCGGTTCTCACCGGGTATCAACCGACAAGGCGCTCATTCGAGCCGGTGAAGATGCTGCTGTCGTGCGCGCGAAACTGCACCACGCCGGCAGAGACATGCTTGTCGAGGTGCAGATCAACATGTCTGGTCCGAATAAGGCCCAGGTGAATCGCGGCGTCATCAAACCCCGAGAATTGCCCCGGTACTTCTCGAGCGTGCTTTTCGCGCCCGAGGATCTCGGCATTGTGCGGGGCGACCCCGGCGCCCGCCGCCGCTTTCTCGACGAGCTTCTCGTGCTGAGAACACCGCGCCTCGCTGGCGTGCTTGTGGACTACGAACGAACGCTCAAGCAGCGCAACACCTTGATGAAGTCTGCTCGGGCGTCGGGATTGCGCGGGGCACAGCTGAGCACCCTCGAGGTGTGGGATGACAAGCTCATTGCCTTAGGCAGCGAGATCATCGACGAGCGTGTTGCCCTCGTCGATGCGCTCCGCCAACCCCTCGCCACTGCGTATGCGCAGGTCGTCGACGACGACCATAGCCCGGGGCTCGAACCGCTTCTTTCTCTTGCGGGGAGGGATGCCGAAGACGACGACGGTCAGAATCAGGCGGATGCTGCCACAGCATCCGGAAGCCTGACGACGCCGGAGCGGTTTCGCACGGCCCTCGAAGCGCGCCGTACCCAGGAGCTCGAACGCGGACTCACGCTGGTCGGACCGCATCGGGATGACGTGCTGTTCTCCCTGAACAACCTTCCAGTGAAGGGGTACGCGAGTCACGGAGAGTCGTGGTCGTTCGCGCTCGCGCTCAAGCTCGCGTCGGCGCAGCTTCTGAGGCGCGACTCTTATTCGGGCGATCCCGTGCTGATGCTCGATGACGTTTTCGCCGAGCTTGATAAGGGGCGACGCGCACGATTGGCCGAGGCCGTGGCCGATTTTGAGCAGGTGTTGATCACCGCAGCGGTAATCGAAGACATTCCGGAGCAGCTCACCGCCCACACCGTTCACATCACTGCGGGAACGATCGTCGATGGCTGAGAAAGAAACGGAATCGACGCGTGTCTACCTGCGTTTCAAAGAGACCTTCGGCGGACGCAAGAGGAGTCGCGGCCGCGGGAAGCGCTCTGATGAAGACGGAGCATCGAGCAGGCCGTTTGGTTCAGGCAGGGACCCCAAGGGCATCGGCGACGTCATGAATACGCTGACGAACCGCCTCGGTTGGGACTCGACCCTCTCGCAGGCCGAGCTCATCAACCGCTGGGCCGAGGTCGCCGGCGACAGCACGGCGGCCCATTCGGAACCCGTCGGAATCGAAGGCGGATTGCTCACCGTAAAGTGCGACTCAACAGCGTGGGCAACGCAGCTCAGGCTGATGCGCGTGGAGATTCTGGGGCGCATCGCAACCCGGTTTCCGGAAGCGGGCATTGAGAGCATCCGTTTTCAAGGCCCCAACGTCCCGTCATTCAAACGTGGCCCCAGATCGGTTCAGGGCCGTGGTGTGCGCGATACCTACGGTTAAGGTGACAAATCTGGTGGATCTCGGCAAGAAAGGCGCTCAAACGGGCGTTGAGCGCCTTTTTCCCAGTCTCATTTGGTAGACTGAAATGTCGAATTCGCGACGGTTTGGAGCCAACTTTTTATGTCATCAGAACCGAAGAGCGGCGAGAGCACAAACGATTACGGCGCTGACGATATTCAGGTTCTTGAGGGGCTCGAGGCAGTTCGCAAAAGGCCGGGTATGTATATCGGCTCCACGGGACCGCGCGGCCTTCATCACCTGGTTCAGGAGATCGTCGACAACTCTGTCGATGAGGCGCTTGCCGGGTACTGCGACGCCATCGACGTCACGATCCTCGAAGACGGCGGCGTCCGCTGTGTCGACAACGGTCGCGGCATCCCCGTCGATATTCACGAGCGCGAGGGCATCTCGACAGTTCAGCTCGTTCTGACGGTCTTGCACGCGGGCGGTAAGTTCGGCGGCGGAGGCTATGCGGTATCAGGTGGCCTTCATGGCGTCGGCAGCTCGGTTGTGAACGCCCTGTCAACACGGCTCGACGTCGCGGTCAGCAGACAGGGAAATGTCTATCGTCAGCGCTACCACGACGGTGCCCCCGATGCTCCCCTCGAGAAGGGTGAAGCGACAGACGTCACGGGCACCTCGATCACGTTCTGGCCAAGTGACGAAATCTTTGAGACTACTGAGTTCGACTACGACACGCTGCGCACCCGGTTTCAGCAGATGGCGTTCTTGAACAAGGGCCTGCGCATCAGCCTGCGCGATGAGCGCCCAAGCAGGGAGCTCGACGATCCCCACCTCGACACGGGCGTTTTCAATATTGCGGACGACGAGGTCGAGGGAATCGACCCCGAGGCCGAGACGACGGCCGAGCGCAAGGTTCCGCACGAGGTTTTCTACTACGAGCGTGGACTCGTGGACTACGTTGAATTTCTCAATCGCAGCAAGCGCGGAGACCTCGTCAACGACGAGATCATTTCGTTTGAGACCGAAGACACGGAGCGCAAGATCGCGCTCGAGGTCGCGATGCAGTGGACGACCGCGTACACCGAGAGCGTGCACACGTACGCGAACACGATCAACACGCACGAGGGCGGAACGCACGAAGAGGGATTCCGTGCGGCACTCACCACGCTCGTCAACCGGTACGCGCGCGACAAGAGCATCCTGAAAGAGAAAGACGACAACCTTTCGGGCGATGACGTTCGCGAGGGTCTCACCGCCGTGATCTCTGTGAAGCTTGCCGAACCGCAGTTTGAGGGTCAGACCAAGACCAAGCTCGGCAACACCGAGGCGAAGGCGTTCGTGCAGAAGGTGGTCTGGGACGAGCTCGGCGATTGGTTCGACCGCAACCCGCTCTCTGCGAAAGAGATCATCCGCAAGGCGATTCAGGCCTCAACCGCCCGCATGGCGGCGCGAAAGGCCCGCGAGACGGCGCGCCGCAAGGGGCTGCTCGAGGGTGGCGGAATGCCGGGCAAGCTCAAGGACTGCCAGTCGAAAGACCCGACGGTCAGCGAGATCTTCCTCGTCGAGGGAGACTCGGCTGGTGGTTCCGCGACGCAGGGGCGCAATCCTGAAACGCAGGCGATTCTCGCTCTGCGGGGCAAGGTGCTCAATGTGGAGAAGGCACGACTCGATCGCGCGCTCGGCAACACGGAAATTCAGGCGATGATCACGGCGTTCGGGACGGGAATCGGCGAGGACTTCGATGACTCTAAAGCCCGGTACCACAAGATCGTGCTCATGGCGGATGCCGATGTGGACGGCCAGCACATCACGACGCTCTTGCTCACGCTGCTGTTCCGCTACATGCGTCCGCTCATCGAGATGGGGTACGTCTACCTCGCGCAGCCGCCGCTTTTCAGGCTGAAGTGGTCGAATGCGCCGCACGACTACGTGTACTCCGATGAGGAGCGCGACGCTCTTCTCGTGCACGGGCAGGCGAACGGCAAGCGCATCCCGAAAGACAACGGCATTCAGCGCTACAAGGGCCTCGGCGAGATGGACTACAAGGAACTGTGGGACACCACAATGAACCCCGAGTCGCGAACGCTGCGCCAGGTGACGCTTGACGATGCAGCATCCGCCGACGAAATTTTCTCCATTCTGATGGGCGAGGACGTCGAATCCCGCCGCAATTTCATCCAGAAGAACGCGAAGGACGTGCGCTTCCTTGACATCTAACGACGACGTGACTCCAGAGAACGAATCGGGCGAGGGAGAATCCTTCGGCATCCACGGTCGCATCGACCAGGTGGACCTGCAGCTCGAGATGCAGAGGTCATACCTCGACTACGCAATGAGCGTGATTGTCGGGCGCGCCCTCCCCGAGGTGCGCGACGGCATGAAGCCCGTTCACCGCCGCGTCATCTACGCCATGTTCGATGGTGGATACCGGCCAGACAAGGCGTTCTCAAAGTGCGCCCGCGTCGTCGGTGACGTCATGGGAAACTTCCACCCGCACGGCGACTCGGCGATCTACGATGCTCTCGTTCGCCTCGTTCAGCCGTGGAGCCTTCGCTACCCGCTCGCACTCGGCCAGGGAAACTTCGGTTCACCGGGCAACGATGGTGCGGCTGCTCCGCGATACACCGAGACGAAGATGGCTCCGCTCGCGCTCGAGATGGTGCGCGACATCGATGAAGACACCGTCGACTTTCAAGACAACTACGACGGTCGCACGCGTGAGCCGGCGATTCTGCCGTCGCGCTTCCCGAACCTGCTCGTCAACGGTTCCGTCGGCATCGCCGTTGGAATGGCGACGAATATTCCTCCGCACAACCTCCGTGAGGTCGCGGCGGGAGCGTTGTGGCACCTCGAGCACCCGGAGGCTCCGCGCGAAGAGCTGCTTGAGGCTCTGATGCAGCGCATCAAGGGGCCCGATTTCCCAACCGGCGCCCAGATACTGGGTGTCAAGGGAATTCACGACGCGTACCGTACGGGCCGTGGCTCCGTCACCATGCGTGCCGTTGTCAACGTTGAGGAGATTCAGGGTCGCACCTGCCTTGTCGTCACGGAGCTGCCGTACCAGGTGAACCCCGACAACCTCGCGATCAAGATCGCGGAAATGATCAAGGAAGGTCGGCTGAGCGGAATCGCCGACCTGCGCGATGAGACGTCAGGACGCACGGGTCAGCGACTCGTCATTGTGCTCAAGCGGGATGCTGTCGCCAAGGTTGTTCTGAACAACCTGTACAAGCACACGCAGCTGCAGGAGAACTTCGGCGCGAACATGCTGGCGATCGTCGACGGGGTGCCGCGCACTCTTGCGCTCGACGGGTTCATCACAGCATGGGTTGCACACCAGATCGAAGTGATCGTGCGTCGCACCCAGTATCGCCTCAGGAAGGCCGAAGCCGACGCGCACATCCAGCGTGGTTACGTGAAGGCACTTGATGCGCTCGATGAGGTTATCGCGCTCATTCGTCGGTCGCCGACCGTCGATGAAGCACGCGAGGGGCTGATTGCGCTTCTCGAGATCGATCAGCTGCAGGCAGATGCCATCTTGGCGATGCAGCTGCGTCGCCTTGCCGCACTTGAGCGTCAGAAGATCATCGACCGGCTCGCCGAAATCGAAAAGGACATCGCCGAGTACAAGTCGATCCTTGCCGATGAAGTACGTCAGCGCACCATCGTCTCTGAGGAGCTCACCGAGATCGTCGACCGCTTCGGCGACGATCGCCGCAGCGAGATTCTCTTCGGCTACGACGGCGACATGTCGATCGAAGACCTCATTCCTGAAGAGGAGATGGTGGTCTCCGTGACGCGCGGCGGCTACGTCAAGCGCACGCGCAGCGACAACTACCGCTCGCAGCACCGCGGCGGGAAGGGTGTTCGCGGGGCGCAGTTGCGTGCGGACGACGTCGTCGAGCACTTCTTTGTGACGACGACGCACCACTGGCTGCTGTTCTTCACCAACAAGGGTCGTGTGTATCGCGCGAAGACCTATGAGCTGCAAGAGGCAAGTCGTGATGCGAAGGGCCAGCACGTGGCGAACTTCCTCGCGCTCCAGCCTGACGAGGAGATCGCTCAGATCCTCGACATCCGCGACTATGAGGCTGCCGAGTACCTTGCTCTCGCCACGCGTTCCGGTTTGGTGAAGAAGACACGACTCACCGACTACGACACAAATCGCACCGGTGGCATCATCGCGATCAACTTGCGCGAGGGTGACGAGCTCGTCTCTGCCCTTCTGGTGAATTCAGACACAGACATCATGCTCGTTTCACGTCACGGAATGTCGCTGCGCTTCACCGCGACAGACGAAGCGTTGCGTCCCATGGGCCGTTCGACGTCTGGTGTGAAGGGCATGTCATTCCGTGAGGGCGATGAGCTTCTCTCGGCATCCTGGGTTCCCGATGACGGTGGCTGGTACATGTTTGTCACAACCGAAGGCGGTTACGCCAAGCGCACCCATGTCGATCAGTATCGACTGCAGAACCGAGGCGGACTCGGCATCAAGGTGGCGAAACTTCACGAAGATCGAGGCAACCTCGCGGGCGCCTTGATCGTCGGAGAAGACGACGAAGTCTTGGTGGTTCTTGCCAGCGGCAAGGTGGTACGCTCTGCCGTGGCCGAGGTTCCTGCAAAGGGACGCGACACAATGGGTGTGGTCTTTGCGCGCTTCGCGGAGAACGATCGCATTCTTGCGTTGGCTAAGAACAGCGATAGACAGCTTGAGAATGAGGAGTCGGAAGACGACGCGGAAGCCGTGCACGCGGAAGCCGCCTCGTCGGAGGGGGCTGAGGCTCCCGAAACTCCGAAACAGGAAGAGTAAGAATGACAAGCGTTGCCGACAAACTGGCTAAGAAGTCAGCGCGAAAGCCGTCGAGTAAGCAGGTGCGCCTGAAGCTCGTGTATGTCGACTTCTGGTCGGCACTGAAGCTGTCGTTCCTGATAGCGATCGCTGTGGCGATAATCACTGTCGTGTTCTTCTTTCTGGTGTTCACCGTTCTCGATGCGACCGGTGTCTTCGATCAGGTGTCCAGCCTCTACAAAGAGGTAACCGGTTCGAAGGACGGCCTTGAGACGATCATCGGTCTTGGTCGGGTGATGGGCTTTGCTCTTGTCGTGGCGATTCTGAACCTGGTGATCGTGACTGTTCTCGGTGCTCTTGCGGCCGCGCTGTACAACCTGGCGGTCAAGATCACGGGTGGACTGCTCGTCGGTTTCACCAACAACTGATCTCGACACTCCCGGCGTGCCGGAGAGCGGTTTTCGATTGGGAAATCGTGACTATTTCGGGTAATCTCGAATCTGGTCAAAAACGGGGCTATAGCTCAGGCGGTTAGAGCGCTTCGCTGATAACGAAGAGGTCCCAGGTTCAAGTCCTGGTAGCCCCACTTTGGGAGTCACGTTTTCTTGATCTCTCATTTTCGGGGGCCTTAGCTCAATTGGTAGAGCGCCTGCTTTGCAAGCAGGAGGTCAGGGGTTCGATTCCCCTAGGCTCCACCCAAAGTGTCTTACGGGAACACGCCACATCGGACATGTGGAGTGTTCCCGTTTGGCTTTCTTGCCTTCGTCCGCCTCGTGGATGATGGTCGCGAAGGGTTCCGCGAGGTACGGGCGTAGTTGCTCGTCATCGGTGATCTCAAGCCGGGCGTACAATGCCTGGTTCGCCAGCCTCCTGCTCCCGTCGTCGGAGTGCGTATAGGCGTTGTGCGCGCCGGTGAGTAGCCGCAGGGAGTCGTGTAGGAACGCCCGACCTCCGGCGTGTTGTTGGTCGTGCTGGGCGAGGCGGTGCTCGATGTCAGCCAGGCCGGCACGGATGCGGTCTTGGTGTCTCTTGAGCGTGGAGAGGTCGATGGCGTCGGCGAAGTGCGCGGCGAGCAGCTTGTCGCTCTCGGCTTCAAGCTTCGCCCGGCTCGCCATGAGGTCGCCGATCTTTTGGTCCCGGCCGGCCATGCGCGTGTCGAACGCCGCATCGACCTGTGCGGCGAGGTGACGGTAGGCGGTGTCACTAGATCGTGATCGAGGCGTAGTAGTCCGCGACGAGGCATTCCGCGACCGCGACCGGCACCGCCCGCCGGGTGCAGCCGGTCTTCTTCGCGGCCCGGCCAGAGCAGACGAAGTAGGCGTAGGTCGTGCCGCGCGGGTTGGTGGCGAAGTCGAGCAGCATCCTCGATCTGCAGCTGCCGCAGTGCAGCAACCCTTTGAGGTGGTGGGCGTGCTGGACATGACGGGTCATCTTCGCCGTCTGCGCCCGCAACAGTGACTGCACCTTGTCGAACAGTGCCGGTTCCGCGCTGGGATCGTGCACACCAGGATGCAGGGCACCCTTGTAGCGGGTCACCGCGGCGTAGCGCTCCCAACACTCAACACCATGCTACTCGCGAAACTTGCCGCGGTAGATGAGGACGAGTCCGACCAAGAAGTACGCGCGATACAGAAGCGACTCCTCATTCTGGTGAGCGAGGTCAACGCTGACGAGGCACGGCGTCGGCGAAAGCGTAAGCGGGCCCAGCAGTGGCGACGCGACAGCACAATCGCGTCGAGCGCACAGCCGAACTGCCGAACAAGTGTGCGCGATGCGGTGTGGGGTTCAAAGATTTGAAGACTACGGGCAGGCCTTCAGTGACATACTATGTATGAAAATGAGCTTCGGGAGGGGGAACGTCGTGGGTCGTCCGCCTAAGCCACCCCAGACCTACATCGCAGACTGCCTCGATTGCGGGCACCACTGGGTGTCGCGCGCAGGTTTCGGTGTACCGGGCCAGTGCCCAAAGTGCCGAAGCCGACGGATCACGAGCAAGCCGACCGGATCGTCGAGATGACGCCCCCACTGTCGATGAGAACCATGCAACCCGTGTGGTTTTGCAGTGGTTCAGGATCGCTGCTCACAAGACCAGGTCTGAGTTGCGATGGCCTCCGCGGCAGTGCAGATGGGACGGAAAGATAGTGGCAGCAAAGTACAACTTGCAACCGAACGAAGTGGTGCTACTCAAGGATGAGAGCGTCATGCACGGCGGCTTCTGGTCGGCGTACACGGATGAGCTAATGCTCACCAACCTAAACCTGGTGCTGCT contains these protein-coding regions:
- the dnaN gene encoding DNA polymerase III subunit beta → MRFSVNRDVLSEAVSFAVKLLPQRTTLPILSGVLIETTESGLRLSSFDYEVSSQTEIDASVEEEGTILVSGRLLADIASRLPNAPVNFATDDNKILVTCGSANFTLLSMPVEEYPTVPQVEGQTGLVPGEEFATSVAQVAVAASRDDVTPVITGVQLEVNDNSLGMVATDRYRVAVRAIDWDGSDITGDEALTALVPARTLQEVGKTFGHSGNISISFANKDDRELVSFSVDRKTVTSLLIKGSFPPVRRLFPENVDNYAVINTSELIEAVRRVSLVLEREAALRFSFSIDGLTMEAIGSEQAQASESVDALLTGDDIVLSLKPSFLIDGLNAVRSEFVRFSFTKSENTNKPGPMLITSQSSKDQPGADSYKYLLQPNLLLR
- the gnd gene encoding phosphogluconate dehydrogenase (NAD(+)-dependent, decarboxylating), with translation MHIGLVGLGRMGSNMRTRLRAAGVEVTGYDPNPDVSDVKSLDEMVAALPTPRTVWVMVPAGTITDSVVTDLELRLDAGDLVIDGGNSKFTDDFRHNEMLEKKGIDYIDAGVSGGVWGLDNGYGLMVGGPEEQVQRVMPVFDALRPEGPRDEGFVHAGEVGAGHYAKMVHNGIEYALMQAYAEGFELLEKRSDLLKDVPGTFKAWQRGTVVRSWLLELLVRALDEDDDLSEIEGYVEDSGEGRWTIEEAIVNAVPVPTISASIFARFVSRQEDSPAMKAVAALRHQFGGHDVKKSDD
- a CDS encoding DUF721 domain-containing protein; this translates as MAEKETESTRVYLRFKETFGGRKRSRGRGKRSDEDGASSRPFGSGRDPKGIGDVMNTLTNRLGWDSTLSQAELINRWAEVAGDSTAAHSEPVGIEGGLLTVKCDSTAWATQLRLMRVEILGRIATRFPEAGIESIRFQGPNVPSFKRGPRSVQGRGVRDTYG
- the recF gene encoding DNA replication/repair protein RecF (All proteins in this family for which functions are known are DNA-binding proteins that assist the filamentation of RecA onto DNA for the initiation of recombination or recombinational repair.), producing the protein MIVTHLNLSDFRNYATADVTLQAGANLFIGRNGQGKTNLVESLAYLSTLGSHRVSTDKALIRAGEDAAVVRAKLHHAGRDMLVEVQINMSGPNKAQVNRGVIKPRELPRYFSSVLFAPEDLGIVRGDPGARRRFLDELLVLRTPRLAGVLVDYERTLKQRNTLMKSARASGLRGAQLSTLEVWDDKLIALGSEIIDERVALVDALRQPLATAYAQVVDDDHSPGLEPLLSLAGRDAEDDDGQNQADAATASGSLTTPERFRTALEARRTQELERGLTLVGPHRDDVLFSLNNLPVKGYASHGESWSFALALKLASAQLLRRDSYSGDPVLMLDDVFAELDKGRRARLAEAVADFEQVLITAAVIEDIPEQLTAHTVHITAGTIVDG
- the gyrB gene encoding DNA topoisomerase (ATP-hydrolyzing) subunit B, with protein sequence MSSEPKSGESTNDYGADDIQVLEGLEAVRKRPGMYIGSTGPRGLHHLVQEIVDNSVDEALAGYCDAIDVTILEDGGVRCVDNGRGIPVDIHEREGISTVQLVLTVLHAGGKFGGGGYAVSGGLHGVGSSVVNALSTRLDVAVSRQGNVYRQRYHDGAPDAPLEKGEATDVTGTSITFWPSDEIFETTEFDYDTLRTRFQQMAFLNKGLRISLRDERPSRELDDPHLDTGVFNIADDEVEGIDPEAETTAERKVPHEVFYYERGLVDYVEFLNRSKRGDLVNDEIISFETEDTERKIALEVAMQWTTAYTESVHTYANTINTHEGGTHEEGFRAALTTLVNRYARDKSILKEKDDNLSGDDVREGLTAVISVKLAEPQFEGQTKTKLGNTEAKAFVQKVVWDELGDWFDRNPLSAKEIIRKAIQASTARMAARKARETARRKGLLEGGGMPGKLKDCQSKDPTVSEIFLVEGDSAGGSATQGRNPETQAILALRGKVLNVEKARLDRALGNTEIQAMITAFGTGIGEDFDDSKARYHKIVLMADADVDGQHITTLLLTLLFRYMRPLIEMGYVYLAQPPLFRLKWSNAPHDYVYSDEERDALLVHGQANGKRIPKDNGIQRYKGLGEMDYKELWDTTMNPESRTLRQVTLDDAASADEIFSILMGEDVESRRNFIQKNAKDVRFLDI
- a CDS encoding DUF3566 domain-containing protein; amino-acid sequence: MTSVADKLAKKSARKPSSKQVRLKLVYVDFWSALKLSFLIAIAVAIITVVFFFLVFTVLDATGVFDQVSSLYKEVTGSKDGLETIIGLGRVMGFALVVAILNLVIVTVLGALAAALYNLAVKITGGLLVGFTNN
- a CDS encoding zinc ribbon domain-containing protein, coding for MTRYKGALHPGVHDPSAEPALFDKVQSLLRAQTAKMTRHVQHAHHLKGLLHCGSCRSRMLLDFATNPRGTTYAYFVCSGRAAKKTGCTRRAVPVAVAECLVADYYASITI
- the gyrA gene encoding DNA gyrase subunit A, with product MTPENESGEGESFGIHGRIDQVDLQLEMQRSYLDYAMSVIVGRALPEVRDGMKPVHRRVIYAMFDGGYRPDKAFSKCARVVGDVMGNFHPHGDSAIYDALVRLVQPWSLRYPLALGQGNFGSPGNDGAAAPRYTETKMAPLALEMVRDIDEDTVDFQDNYDGRTREPAILPSRFPNLLVNGSVGIAVGMATNIPPHNLREVAAGALWHLEHPEAPREELLEALMQRIKGPDFPTGAQILGVKGIHDAYRTGRGSVTMRAVVNVEEIQGRTCLVVTELPYQVNPDNLAIKIAEMIKEGRLSGIADLRDETSGRTGQRLVIVLKRDAVAKVVLNNLYKHTQLQENFGANMLAIVDGVPRTLALDGFITAWVAHQIEVIVRRTQYRLRKAEADAHIQRGYVKALDALDEVIALIRRSPTVDEAREGLIALLEIDQLQADAILAMQLRRLAALERQKIIDRLAEIEKDIAEYKSILADEVRQRTIVSEELTEIVDRFGDDRRSEILFGYDGDMSIEDLIPEEEMVVSVTRGGYVKRTRSDNYRSQHRGGKGVRGAQLRADDVVEHFFVTTTHHWLLFFTNKGRVYRAKTYELQEASRDAKGQHVANFLALQPDEEIAQILDIRDYEAAEYLALATRSGLVKKTRLTDYDTNRTGGIIAINLREGDELVSALLVNSDTDIMLVSRHGMSLRFTATDEALRPMGRSTSGVKGMSFREGDELLSASWVPDDGGWYMFVTTEGGYAKRTHVDQYRLQNRGGLGIKVAKLHEDRGNLAGALIVGEDDEVLVVLASGKVVRSAVAEVPAKGRDTMGVVFARFAENDRILALAKNSDRQLENEESEDDAEAVHAEAASSEGAEAPETPKQEE